The following nucleotide sequence is from Paeniglutamicibacter kerguelensis.
GTAGGGCTTGATCACTTGATGTAGCGGGGCAGCCCGCAGAACTGTCATCAATCTCGGGACAGCTCCTCCATGGCTGTAAAAACACCACGAAACTCCCTACCGCTCCTGTGAGAGTCAGCAAGAGTCCCACCGTCGCGTACGCGGCCTTCCTGGAAGTCTTCATGCTTCATTCAAGCACTGCTGTGGGCTTCAACGCTGAATGCCGCATTATTTGCAGGGCTCGATGTCGCAAACCCAATCTCCAGGACTCGCGGTGCCCACCGTCCCACAAGGTAAAGGGCAAAGCGATGAGCGACGCCGGGCGGGCTAAAATTCGATCGGACGGAATGCTCGCTGCCACCTGCAACTCAACACTGGTGGTGAACGCGAACACCTCGGCGTTCAGCATCCCGCTCCCGGCGATCTCTGCGGACACCGGAATCTCGGTGGCGACCCTGCAGTGGGCAGTGACCGGCTACGCTCTAGTCGGTGCGGCGGTGATCGTCACCTTCGGCTCGCTGGGAGATGTATTCGGTCGCAGGTGCGTCTTCCAGCTAGGGCTGCTGTTGTTCGTCGTGTCCTGCGTGATGATCGCCCTCGCCGGCTCAGGAGGAATGGTCATTGCCGGTCATGTCATCCAGGAGCAGCCGGATCGATTATCCTGGCCTGCGGGCTCAGCCTCCTGTCAGTCGCGAACTCGGGTGACGCCAAGCTTCGGGCCGTAACCTTGTGGGGCGCTGCCGCAGGTCCGTTGGCAGGGGCTTTTCTAGATCGACGCCGGCTTCGCGGTGCCGTGCATGGCAGCGTCGGCGATGACCGTTCGTGAGTCAAGAGACCCCGACCGGCTAAAGACGATCTAGTACGTGGGCACCGTGTTGATCGCCTTGACGCTGACACCCCTCATCCACGCGGTGACCCGGAGCAGCGACTGGGGGCTCTCAGCCGCTACTCCGGGCTGCTTCGCGATCTCGTTCGGAGCCGGATTCGCCTTCATCCGCGTCGAGGGGAGGGTAGCTGTCCCTCTCATGTACCTCGCCCTGCTGCGGAACCGCGTCCTGGCCGGTTCAACCATCGCCATCCTCATCGGTGCGGGAACGATTAACGCTCTCATGTACCTCTTGAGCCTGTATTTTCAGGACCCAACCACCTTGGGCCTGAGCCCGCTCGAGGCGGGACGGGCGACTCTTCCCGCGACCGTCGGGCTCGTGCTGGTGGCCCCGCTGGTCCCTCGATTAGCGGCGAAGTTCGGCGGCCGGCAGACGAACGCTCTCGGGTTTACCTTGACCACCGCAGGTTTTGTCATCGTGGGCTTCGTCGAAGCGTCGTGGGCCTATTCCGCGTTCCTGGTGTCGTTGGTCGCCAGCGCGGTCGGTATGGGCTTGTTCGCCGGCCCCGCCTCGGCCGCGGCAACCGCGGCGGTGCCGGAAAACCAAGTCGGGGGTGCCTCGGGTGCCTCCATCATTGCGCGGTGCGCCGGCGCCGCGGCGGCACCGCGCTGGCCGCCACCATCTACGGCAATGGGATCGGCACCCGGTCTGCTACCGCGGCCGCCGCCGCAGCCACTTCCTACACGCTGCCGACCTCAGCAACAGCGTGCCGAACCGGTCCGGGACAGGGTTGAGAGCGGGCGATCGACCCTGGAACCAATACACACCACTTATCCGGCGTCCGCCCCGGCTATGAACGATCCGCCCGGCTGCTGCAGGATTTCGGGCAGGACTTCACCGGAACGGTTCGTCAGCGGGTCCCGGGTCGAGGACATCGCCGCGATCATCCGGACGGCTGCTTCAGTGTTCTCCCACATCGACCGAGACTAGCTCATCGATCTGTAGCTGCCGCAATCACCCCGTCCGGGTGATTGCGGCAGCGCACCCCGGCTTCATATTTAGATCCATGACCCAACCGGCGAACGTTGAATGGAGACACTCATGACCTCGCAAACGCTAGATCGGGAAACGCCATGAGCACCGCAGACATCCCGGCTGACGGGACCTCTTCCATCCCCGCCGGACGAACACGAGTTACCGGCACCCAATGGATCTCCTGGATAGCACTGGCGATGATGACCACCAGTTCGGTCGCCAGTCTCCGCGCCGCACCGACGATGGCCGTTTACGGCTTGGCCTGCGTCTTCCTCTACCTGCTGCCGGCCGTCGTCTTCCTGCTGCCCACGTCGCTGGTCTCGGCGGAGCTCGCCTCAGGCTGGACCGGCGGCATCTACAAATGGGTCTCCGAGGGCATCTCCAAGCCGATGGGCTTCCTGGCGGTGTGGTGCCAGTTCGCTATGACGATCTTCTATTACCCGAGTCTGCTGGGGTTCGTAGCGAGCACGCTCGCCTATGTCATCAACCCCCAGCTCGCCAGCAGCGGAGTTTGGACGGCGGCAGTGATCATCGTCGTCTACTGGTCCGGTGTATGGGTCTCCTCGCGCGGCACCAAAGGGGTGGCCGGTCTCGCCAGCGGCGGGTTGATCATCGGGACTCTGATCCCGGGTATCGTCCTCGTAACACTCGGCGTCGTCTTCCTCGGCCAGGGCAACGAGTCCGCGGCACCCATGACCGCCGAAAACCTGTTGCCCGCTTGGGCGGGGCTCTCCAGCCTTGTGCTCATCGTCAACAACTTCCTTTCCTACTCCGGGATGGAGATGAATGCCGTCCATGTCTCGTCGCTGAAGAATCCGGGCAAGGAATTCCCGAAGTCGATGTTCCTGGCCATGGGCCTGGTCCTCGCGATCTTCATCTTTCCCGCGCTGGCCATCAGCTGGATCGTTCCCGCTGAGGAACTTTCCCTGACTGCCGGAGTCATGCAGGCCTTCGATGCCGTCTTTGCCAACTTCGGGTGGCAATGGCTGACTCCGATCGTCGGGATCATGCTGGTCGCCGCATCGCTCGGCGGCATGCTCACCTGGCTCGCCGGCCCCTCAAAGGGGCTCCTGCTGATATCACGACAGGAGGGCTACCTCCCGCCGTTCCTGCAGCGGCTCAACAAGAACGGTGTCCAGCAGAACATCCTGGTGGTTCAGGGGATCGTCACCACGGTGATCGGTCTGGCCTACGCGCTGATACCAGACGTCTCGAGTGCTTACTGGGTCTTCTCGGTCATCACGACACAGGTCTACCTGATCATGTACCTTTTGATGTTCGTGGCCGCGGTCAATCTGCGCCGCAAACATCCAGACCATCCGCGCGGCTTCCGGGCCCCGATGCTCGTCGGCATGTGCGGAGTCGGTTTCGCGGCGTCATTGGCCGCGCTGCTGGTCGGCTTTGTCCCGCCCTCCCAGTTCGCCTCCGGCAACCCAACGCTCTACTTCCTCATCGTCGGCGGAGGCGCTTTAGGCCTGGGCCTGCTTGTACCGTTCCTCTTCTACCGACTCCGCAAGCCCTCCTGGAAGCAGGACGAAGCACCGGAGGTGACCTCGTGACTACGCCTACGGAAAACCAATCCCCACGTGAACGCACATGGATCTACGTCAGTGCCTGCGTGATCCTCGCTGCCATGGTGTTGTGGGCAATTCTCGCGTTTAGCGCCGCCAGGGAGACAAATCGTGCCGAAGAAAAGGCCGACGAACTAATCGTGGCGCTTCATAAGGCCGGAGCTCACACCCCCGACAAGGATCAGATCGTTCGTGTCCTCGGCGATGACGGGGGCGCGACGTGCGCCAACCCGAACGAGGCGCTCAGCCGGGCGACCCTGCTGTCTCTTCTATCGAACGGGGCCACCGGGCCCGGCGCCCGGCCGGGGATCGCCGACAACCGCGCGGTTAAGGGGCAGCTGCTCATTATCGAGGTCTATTGCCCCGAGGAACTGGCCGAATTCAAGGTGTTCGTCGACAATCTCAAGACCGAGAACTTGACGGGGTCCTGAGCATGGATCCCCGAGAGCGTATAGCGCAGCTGATGCCCCAGGCACGCGAGGAGCTCGCCGACCTCGTCGCCCTGAAATCCGTGGCGGATCCTCGCCAGTTCCCCGCTGAAGAGTGTGAGCGCGCGGCGCAGTGGGTTCAGGAGAAGTTCGCGGAGATCGGATTCGCCGACGCCCGCCTTGAGAAGACCACGGACGGCAGCATGGCTGTCGTCGGCTCCCGGTCCTGCGGCGATCCGCAGGCACCCACCGTCCTCCTCTACGCCCACTACGACGTCCAGCCGCCGCTCGACGACGATGCCTGGCGGACGCCGCCGTTCGAGCTGACCGAGGTGAATGGCCGCTGGTACGGCCGCGGGGCCGCCGATTGCAAGGGCAACATCATCATGCACCTTGCGGCGCTGCGTGCCCTCGACGAGGACGTTCAAGTCAATCTCAAGCTGGTCGTCGAAGGCTCGGAGGAGCAGGGCACCGGCGGACTCGAGGCCTTCGTCGTCGACCATCCCGATCTGCTGCGTGCCGACGCGATCCTGGTTTGCGACACGGGCAACGCCTCAGTGGGCCACCCTGCGGCAACCGTCAGCCTGCGCGGCATGGTCAACGTCGTCGTCACCGTGGAGGCCCTCGTGTCGGAGGTCCACTCCGGAATGTTCGGCGGACCCGCCCCCGATGCCCTTGCCGCCCTGGTGGCTATCCTGTCCACCCTCCGTGACGAGCAGGGAAACACCACGATCACCGGCCTGGACGGCGGCCGCCGCTGGACGGGGGCGCCATATCCGCCCGAGCAGTTCCGGACGGACGCCGGCGTGCTCGACGGCGTCTCGCTCCTCGGCAACGGCAGCGTTTCGGACATGCTGTGGGCGCGGCCGGCGGTGACAATCCTCGGCATCGACTGCCCTCCCGTCGTCGGCTCAGCTGCCGCCGTCGTCCCGCGCGCGGCCGCCCGGCTGAACCTCCGCATTCCGCCCGGCATCTCACCCGAAATCGCTGAGCCGGCCCTGATCGCGCACCTGCGCGACGCCGCTCCGTGGGGGGTGCACGTCGCGGTGGAGGTCGAGGCGACCGGTTCCCCATTCGAGGCCGCCACTGAGGGTCCGGCATACCAGGCCATGGCGGCCGCCGCGCTGGAGGCCTACGGCAGGCCGATGGCAAGCCTCGGACAGGGCGGGTCCATCCCGCTATGCAACGTGTTTGAGAAAATCTACCCCGATGCCGAGATCATCCTGATCGGGGTCGAGGAGCCGCTCGCCCTCATCCACGCACCCAACGAAAGCGTAGCTCCGAGCGAGATCGAAGGGATGGCCTTGACCGAGGCCTTGTTCCTCGGGCGTTTCGCCACCTCGCGTCATTGACGTGTTCTCACCGGCATGGGCTTGGGCTTCCTTCGCGGAAGAAACCAGGGCCATCGGGCCGGTACCTGTCCCTGGACGAGCGGCTGCGGGTTGCCGGCCTTCACCTGTCGGGCTTCGGCGCACGGTCAATCGCTGCGCAGAAAGACCGGTCCGCCTCGACGATCGGCCGGGAGCTGAGCCGCAACGGTCCCGTGAAGAGTGCACGGGGCCGCGGGAAATATGTGCCGCATGCGGCCCAGAAGAAAGCCGAGTTGCGCGGGTGCCAGCCCACGTTGAGCGTGAAATGGAGCCCCGGACAGATCGGCGGCCACCTCACCGCAACGTTCCCGGACCGGGCCGAGATGCGGGTATGCCCCGAAACGATCTGCCAGGCGCTGTATGCGCAGGGACGCGGTCACTTGCATGCCGACCTGCACCAACACCTGCGAACAGGCCGTGCGGTCCGACGGCCGAGGCGATCCGCCGGCAAGTGTGCGGCGAAAATCCCGGACATGGTCCTGATCAGCGAGCGACCCCCGAGGTCGCTGACCGGGCCGTGCCGGGGCACTGGGAGAGTGATTTGGTGCTGGGGTCCAACTGCCGCTCGGCGATCGCCACGTTGGTGGAACGGTAAAGCAGATACACGCTGCTGGTCCACCTGCCCAACGACCACGGCGCCGTCGCCGTCCGGGAGGGTCTGGTGAAGACCCTCAACGCCTTGCCAACGCACCTGCGCAAATCACTGACCTGGGACCAGGGCACCGAGCTGGCCCGGCACCGGCAAATCACCCCGGCCACGAAAATGGACATCTATTTCTGCGACCCCCATTCGCCCTGGCAGTGCGGAACCAATGAAAACACCAACGGGCAGCTGCGCCAGTACTTTCCCAAGGGCACGGATTTGTCCGTGCCCTCACCGAAGCGGCTGCTGGAAGTCGCCACCGAGCTCAACGGCCGGCCCCGCAAGGTCCTGGGCGGAGTCACCCCCGCACAAGCCATGGAACGGCTACTATCGGAGCCAGGGAAACCCCTTGGTGCGACGACCGCCTGAATTCGCCGAACGTTGACCGGGACGATGGCGTTGCTGTCAAGGTCATCAATGCTCAGTCCATCAAGAAACAATATAATTCATGCCATGGTTTTGATTGAGATTGATGATCCACGTCAAAAAGACATCCGCCAATTGCTCGACGAACATCTGGTAGACATGCTCGCCACCTCGCCTGTGGAAAGTGTGCATGCTCTTGAGCATTCGGCGCTCTCAGGACAGGACGTGACTTTCTGGACGGCTCGCGAAGACGACGAGCTACTTAGCTGTGGCGCATTGAAGCAATTCGCCTCAGATCGTGGCGAGATCAAATCCATGCGAACTACGTCTGCGGCGCGGGGTCAGGGCATTGCTTCTCAGCTCTTAAGCCGGATAGTGGTAGAAGCTCGGCAACGTAGCTACAGGTTCCTCTACCTGGAAACGGGTAGTGATGAGTTCTTTGCCCCTGCTCGACGGCTCTATGGGCGCCATGGGTTCACCGAATGCCAGCCCTTCGGCAACTATGTGCTCGATCCGCACAGTGTCTTCATGCGACTGGACCTCTTGGACGGCAACCAATCTTAAGAACTCTGGTCGGGGTTGGTATCGATTCACAGGATGGGGAATAGGCTTGTGACTATCGGCCGCGTGTAGTTTATGCTCGCTGTCCTATTCCGGCGTTTGTTGCCCTATTTTGCATTGAGGGGCCAATTCCAGAGAACTACGACGGCCTAGGCGCGCAGTAGTATGTAACGGACTCAGCCCCCGAAAGGTGACCGTTTCTGGAAGGCTGCGGTTGGTGCCTGGCTATCATGGTGGAGTGAATAGCTCAGAAGTGGTGGTGACCGGTGGCGGGCGGGGGATCGGCCGAGCGATCAGTCTCAGACTGGCTCAAGCGGGCCGTGACGTCGTGATCGGGTTCCGGTCCGATGCGGATTCTGCCGAGTCCGTTGCTGAAGAGATCCGTGTTCTCGATCAGCGCGCGCTGTGCGTGCAGGTTGATACCGTCGACGAAGCCTCAGTGGCCGCGATGTTCGAGGCCGCCGAACGTTTTGGCAGGGTAACGGGCGTGGTCAACAACGCGGGCGCTGCGACTGCGGTGGGTCGACTCGAACGAAACGAGCTGGCAGCGATCCGCCGTGATATTGATGTCAACCTGTTTGGCGTCATCGCCTGTTGTAAGTACGCTCAAGCATCCCTGGCAAAGTCCGGGGGCGGGGCGATCGTCAACATCTCCTCCGCAGCAGGCACGCTCGGAAGCCCGTCCACCTACGTGCATTACGCGGCTGCTAAGGCGGGCGTGGACGCGCTGACCGTTGGTCTGTCGAAGGAGCTGGCGCCCGGAATTCGTGTGAATGCAGTTTCCCCGGGGACTATCTGGACGCAGTTCCATCAAGACCCTGATCGTCCCGCGCAGGTCGCCTCCGTCACCCCGTTGGGACGCGCCGGTGAGGCGGCCGAAATTGCCGGGGCGGCGGCTTAGCTGTTGTCGGCTGAGGCGAGTTATGTCACGGGAGCGAATCTGCGAGTCGCTGGAGGCCTCTGAGGCCTGCGGAATGCACCGCCGCGAAATGTGGCCGCGTTCCATTTACGCGCCGGAATTCGTCGCTTGCCTGTCCTGAACTAGACGGTTCAGTGGACTGCGACTGTGGCAACTACGCGGCCGAGTCGCTGCTCCGTAGAGGAACCTCCTGCGGGACGGCTGCTCGAAGTAGATCCCGTTATGGACGCCGTGCGAGCAGATCTAACAGTACTGCGCGAGATGCGGTGGCTTGAAGCACGCGTTGAACGTGTGCGCTCGCCCATCCGGGCTCAAAGGCGCGGGTACGCAGGAGCCAACGGTGAAATATGGGACCCAATAAGAGTTCTGCGGCCGCGTCCGGGTCATCGATGCTCTCCCGTCGAAGTCTGTTAGAAATGGCCTTGAGCTGAGGCGTCAAGAGCCGATCTCGAAATTGAGCAGCTAGCACCTCATCGGTCTGGATGTCGGCGGTGACGGCTCGCAGAAGGGGCTCCTGCGTTGAATCGGTCAACTCTGCGATCGTCGCAACGACGAGCGATTCCAGGTCCACCTCCAGATAGCCCGAGTTGGGCACGGCGACCATGCCGTCCTCGCTGAGGCTCCGAGCCAGGAGCGCATCGAACAGGATCACCCTGGTTGATGGCCATGTGCGGTACAGCGTTTGTTTACTCACTCCCGCGCGCGCTGCCACGCCTTCCATCGAGATGCTTCCGAGGCGGTCCTCCCGAGCAAGCGAGAGTACCGCGTCATAGACCAGTGTTCGAGTTCGCGGGCGCGCCATGCCCAAACACTATCAACAAAACGAGACGATGCGTCCATTTATTGATACGGTGGAAACATGACTTCACGCCAAACTTGGATGATTACCGGTGCGAATCGAGGGCTGGGTCGCGCTCTTACTCTCGCCGCACTCGAAGCAGGGCATGCTGTGGTCGCAACCGTGCGAGGCGCACACTCTCTACCGAAACACGAACGCCTCTTTGTACAGCAACTCGACGTTCGCGACCGGCTCGGTGCCTTCGCCGCTGTTGCACAGGCCGTGGCCAGATTTGGGCGGCTGGATGTGCTCGTGAACAATGCCGGGTACGGCCTCATCGGTGCGGTAGAAGAAGCAACCGAGGAAGAAGCGCGCGCCATCCTCGACACGGATCTTTTCGGTCCACTCTGGCTCAGCCAGGCCGCGATACCGGTCATGCGCGACCAGGGAAGTGGGCACATTGTTCAGATCTCGACAGTCGGAGCCGTGGGGACAATCCCGACACTGGGGCTCTACAACTCAGCGAAATGGGGCCTTGAGGGGTTCAGTGAGGCAATGGCTGCCGAGGTCGGTCGATTCGGTATCCGTGTGACCCTCGCCGAGCCTGGAGCGATAGACACGGACTGGGCGGGCGGGAGCATGCGATTCAGCTCTCCGCTTGCCGCCTACGACGGGCTACGGACCGAATTGTTCGGTACGGCAACCGTGCCTTGGCCGTCAGCGGAAGCCGCCGGGGGAACTTCCCCGGCGGATGTGGCGGCCGCGATTCTCGCGCATGTCGGGGAGGACGGCGATCCGCGGCTCCGGCTACTTATTGGTGACGACGCTCCGGGGCAAGTGGAGGCGGCGCTGAAACTCCGTCACGAGGATTACAAGCGGGACCACCGATTCCGCAGTCGCTAGATCAGAAGCTGTAGCAGTTGTCTTTTCTAAAGGCGACTGCACAAGCTGTCCAAAGTCCTCTGCACTGCGCTGGGGGCGTCCGCATGAGGAACGCTCTACAAGATGGCCTGAACCAGCCCGCTTGTCAGGTATCGAGTATTTGTTTATGTAATTTCTACCGTGACATGGTCAAGTAATGAATTTTACCTCCGCAGAGTGAAGGATAGGCTCTGCCAATGGAGAACAAGAAGAACGCGATGTCCCTGCTGGCTACCGTAATGCTGGCTACTTTTGCCTTATCGGGGTGCACGAGTGGGGACAAAGCACCTGTCCCGATGCCAGAACCGTCTAATACCGAGTCGAGCCAAGACAACGCGAAGATTTTCGAACAGCAGAAATCTAATGTTGAAGGCACTGCAACGTCGGGGTTAGTCCTGAAACAATTTAGCGGTACAGGACCCTCAACTATTCATGTCGGTAGCCTCCCAGAGGGATATAAGCAGGTGGGCACGACAGTGGCTTGCACCGGCGCTGGCGACTGGGAAGCCTCAATCGTTCAGACGGAACCTGCCTGGAGCAAGAGTGGATGCTCGCTAGAAGCAGTAGGTAGTGCCCTTTATTCGTTGGATGAACCCGCGAAGGATCATTCGGTAGAAGTCAAAGTCGAGGCAGATGCGCAAATCTGGATCACTATTTTCGCCACAAAATAGTGACCCAGCACGGTAGATGTTTCCTTCTGGGCATTGGTGCAAAAAGGGGATGCTCAACGCGATGGTGAATACGGGTCGAATGTCTAAGACTTCGCTGACATAACAAGTTGCTTAGACTAAGTGGTTTCTAGACGTGAAGATGAAACTCTGGCCCGCCTGTCGCCACATCGAACTCGAATCGCCGCAAACTGCTGTAACTTTGTCATTTTCCGAGGTCGACGGTACTAAGTGTCCAAAGTTCTCTGGATTACGCAAAAGCGCCCTTATAAGGGACCTTCACCGAGCACGAGACTCGATCACACCGGAAACGACCGTTTGCGGCGCGCACCCCGGCGGTGATAATTAGGTGGGATCGGGCGTCGATGAAGAATGGCGCCGACTATGGTCTGAGCATGGTCCGGTGAGACGCGCCGCGCGCATCGAGGGAGAGCAACGAGATGAGACCACTTAGATATTCCATCAACGTCACGCTCGACGGCTGCTGCCATCACGAGGCAGGCCTTCCTCCGGACGAGGAATCGATGGGCTATTGGACCGCGGAGATAGCGCGGGCGGATGCACTGTTATTCGGTCGGACGACCTACGCGATGATGGAGTCAGCGTGGCGGAAGCCAGCCACGGGTAAGTGGCCTGACTGGATGGATAAGTGGGAGATCCCGTTCGCTGAGACCATCGACCAGGCGAAGAAGTACGTCGTGTCGAGCACGCTGAGCGAGGTCGATTGGAACGCCGAGCTGGTGAAAGGAGAGTTGGGGCCAGCGGTTGAACGGCTCAAGCAGGCGCCAGGCGAAGGGCTCTTCGTGGGTGGAGTGACGCTCCCGCTGGCGTTGGCAGATCTGGGACTGATCGACGAGTACGTGTTCCTTGTGCAGCCTGTCCTCGCCGGACATGGGCCTTCGTTGCTCCACGGTTTGCGCGAGCGCATTCGGCTCGAGCTCGTGGATCGCCATGACTTCCGGTCGGGGGTGGTCGCCCTACGATTCCGGCCCCTGCGAGTGACGGCTCGACCAGAGTTGCCCTGACAGTCCTGACGTATTGGGGGACCATTGTGCCAACCCTCACCGAGCACGAGACTCGATCACACCGGAAACGACCGTTTCCGGCATGGAGCGGTCGCTATTGAAATTGACCGAACACGTTACTTCAATGATTCACTCGCCCCGGCCGTGCACCGGTCTAGCGTTCGCCGGGGGTACTCCAACCTCGTGGATAGTGTGGCCACTACAGGCCGTCTTAGTTACGTTGGCCCGCTCGATGCGAGACACGGTAAACCATCGCATTGCGTCGCGCCTTCGGCACCACCCAATTAGGTACCACTGGCCATTCGTGGAGGCGAACAGCACGGGCTCAACGTCGCGGGTGGTCGTGGTGCCGTCTATTGATATGTAGCGAATCCGAATCACCCGCTGCTCGGCCATCGCCTCCTCCAAGGCCGACTTTGTTGCGCGCGAAGATGAGGGAACCGCATTGACCCACACGCGGCGGGCTAGCTCGTCGGCCCTTACTCGCGTTCTGGGATCGAGAACATCCAGGATCTTCTGGATACCGGCTGCAGCCAGATCAGCGTAGGGAGCATCGGGTGCAGCAGACACGGCCGCCATGAGGGCCACAGCCTGCGCCGGAGACAGACTGACGGGTGGCAAGGATGCGCCGCTGGCCAATCCGTAGCCACCGCCCGGACCTGGACGAGACCATATTGGCACACCGCTGTTCTCCAGCGCATCAAGGTCTCTCTTGATGGTCCGCACGGACACCTCGAATTCTCTCGCCAACCCTTCGGCGGAGACCCCCCGCGCGCCGCTGCGGCGCAACATCTCGGATAGAGCATGCAGTCGTTCGGCTCGCTTCACGGCTCAGACCCAGACAAATTCATGACTTAAATAGTGTCATACCCTTGTCCTTAGTGCATGCGAGAGTTATGACATGACAACCGCTACTAGCAGTCCGACCATCATCCTCATCGCCGGCCACTGGCTAGGCGCTTGGGCGTGGGATGAAGTCCTTGAACACCTGAAAACCGACCATTCTCGTGCCATCGCCATGACACTGCCCGGTCTCGACGCGCACGATTCTGAACGTGCGGCGAAGACTCTCGACGACCAAGCAGAAGCGATCCTAGGTACCATTTCTCAACACGGAAATCAGCCCGCGATTCTCGTCGCCCACAGTGGGGCTAACGCCCCCGTCAGCCTCGTCCTTGACCGGCACCCTGAGCTTGTCCACCGGGTGGTGTGGGTCGACTCCGGCCCTGTGGTGGCGGGCAGTGTCTTCGCCCCCGACTTCCCGGATGAGTTGAATGAGTTGCCGCTGCCGTCATTCGATGTGCTCGCGCAGCAGGCGAGCCTCGAAGGCCTGAGCGCAGAGGTCCTCGAGCGTTTTCAGGCCCTTGCCGTCCCTGAGCCCGGCCCAGTGCTTCGTCAGCCCGTCGAGCTCACGAACGAGGCCCGCCGCAACGTCCCGACCACCCTGATGTGCTGCTCGATCTCGAGCGAACAGGTGATGGAGCTGGTCCTAGCAGGCCATCCCATGTTTGCCGAAGTCGCGAACCTCGAACACCTCGACGTCATGGACCTCCCCACGGGGCATTGGCCTATGTGGAGCCGTCCCCGCGACCTCGCCAAGGCCATTCACTCAGCGGCTTCTCGAACCAACTGAGCTGCAGGTAACGGGAGAGGGTCAGCTGAATGCGGCTGACCCTCTCCGTTTCTGAAGGGATTATGACACACCCAACGGCTGCTCTAGCGCCGCACCGCTGGTTAGAAACCGCTGGCCTTGCTACTCGGTGACGGATGGCCGTCGAATATGACAACCGAAAACGACCGTTTGAGAACTGGTCATTG
It contains:
- a CDS encoding alpha/beta fold hydrolase gives rise to the protein MTTATSSPTIILIAGHWLGAWAWDEVLEHLKTDHSRAIAMTLPGLDAHDSERAAKTLDDQAEAILGTISQHGNQPAILVAHSGANAPVSLVLDRHPELVHRVVWVDSGPVVAGSVFAPDFPDELNELPLPSFDVLAQQASLEGLSAEVLERFQALAVPEPGPVLRQPVELTNEARRNVPTTLMCCSISSEQVMELVLAGHPMFAEVANLEHLDVMDLPTGHWPMWSRPRDLAKAIHSAASRTN
- a CDS encoding helix-turn-helix transcriptional regulator → MKRAERLHALSEMLRRSGARGVSAEGLAREFEVSVRTIKRDLDALENSGVPIWSRPGPGGGYGLASGASLPPVSLSPAQAVALMAAVSAAPDAPYADLAAAGIQKILDVLDPRTRVRADELARRVWVNAVPSSSRATKSALEEAMAEQRVIRIRYISIDGTTTTRDVEPVLFASTNGQWYLIGWCRRRDAMRWFTVSRIERANVTKTACSGHTIHEVGVPPANARPVHGRGE